In one window of Pseudorasbora parva isolate DD20220531a chromosome 7, ASM2467924v1, whole genome shotgun sequence DNA:
- the fdps gene encoding farnesyl pyrophosphate synthase translates to MRKASWYLKCKNGDFSPKHMYRKTTICGTPSVLWAVLTFHTASEIKAHRYERVSSLSKDRFVMGDSRCSNGVQQKDKMLSDAQLFDGEFEKLVSELTEQDFTDPVLTDALNRVREVLLYNAPGGKRNRGLSVIGSLRELVSPSELPSDEVHRALLVGWCIELLQAFFLVADDIMDASMTRRGQPCWYKKEGIGLDAINDAFLLEGSIYRLLRRHCRGQRYYVHLLELFTETSFQTELGQALDLMTAPPHKIDLDRFTMERYKAIVKYKTAFYSFYLPVAAAMYMAGIENETEHNNAKTILLEMGEFFQIQDDYLDCYGDPAVTGKIGTDIQDNKCSWLVVTALGIMTPEQRAELEACYGRSDAESVERVKALYDTLEMPVRYYQHEEESYHRLQKLIQRHAKNLPHAVFLNFAKKIYKRNK, encoded by the exons ATGCGCAAAGCATCTTGGTACTTGAAGTGTAAAAATGGGGACTTCAGCCCGAAACATATGTACAGAAAAACTACAATATGCGGTACGCCTTCAGTCTTATGGGCAGTCTTGACTTTTCATACGGCAAGTGAAATAAAAGCACACAGATATGAACGAGTCAGTAGTCTGAGCAAGGACAGATTCGTAATG GGTGACAGCAGGTGCAGTAACGGTGTCCAGCAGAAAGACAAGATGTTGTCTGATGCTCAGCTCTTTGACGGGGAGTTTGAAAAGCTGGTGTCTGAACTTACTGAGCAGGACTTCACTGATCCAGTTCTCACTGATGCCCTCAACAGAGTCAGAGAG gTGCTTCTGTACAATGCCCCTGGAGGCAAGAGAAACCGAGGCttgtctgtgattggttcttTACGGGAGTTGGTCTCTCCCTCTGAATTGCCATCTGATGAAGTTCATCGAGCCCTTTTGGTTGGATGGTGCATTGAACTg CTTCAGGCATTTTTCTTGGTGGCTGATGACATCATGGATGCATCCATGACAAGAAGGGGTCAACCCTGCTGGTATAAGAAG GAAGGTATTGGTCTGGATGCCATTAATGACGCTTTTCTACTGGAGGGGTCGATCTACCGCCTTCTTCGCAGACATTGCAGAGGACAGCGCTACTATGTCCATTTACTTGAGCTTTTTACTGAG aCCTCTTTCCAGACAGAGTTAGGTCAAGCGCTTGATCTGATGACTGCACCTCCACACAAAATCGACCTTGATCGCTTTACCATGGAGAG GTACAAAGCCATTGTGAAATACAAGACCGCATTCTACTCGTTTTATCTCCCTGTGGCTGCAGCCATGTACATG GCTGGGATTGAGAATGAGACTGAACACAACAATGCTAAAACTATTTTACTTGAGATGGGAGAGTTCTTTCAGATACAG GATGACTACCTAGATTGCTATGGTGACCCTGCAGTGACTGGAAAGATCGGCACAGATATACAGGACAACAAATGCAGCTGGCTGGTGGTGACGGCATTGGGCATCATGACACCTGAACAAAGGGCAGAACTAGAG GCATGTTATGGGCGTAGTGATGCTGAAAGTGTTGAACGGGTCAAGGCTTTGTATGATACTCTGGAAATGCCTGTCCGATATTATCAGCATGAAGAGGAGAGTTATCACCGCCTTCAAAAACTCATCCAGCGTCACGCCAAGAATCTGCCTCATGCTGTTTTTCTTAATTTtgccaaaaaaatatataagagGAACAAATGA